The region AGTCACCCCACCAACTTTTTTGtcctctttcatattttttttcaaaaacttctcactctctaacactcataactcaGCTCCTTCACTATACCTCCACCATAAACACTTTCATCCCAAACCCCTTGCTTTATATccaagctcaacaccatttcaacctaccctttttcaacattttttgggtaatgattttaacttaaactttgttaactttttagTTCTGTTTTTGTGATTGTTTGTTCTTGGTTGATCTTTTGAGAGGATTTAGACTCAAACTTGTCAAAAATGATTAACTTTAGTTTACActtttttttgggattttttgcTCTTGCTACTTTTATCCACCATCTTTAATCAAACTTtgtattttgtttcatttgctatttattgttgacttgtttccacatttatttggttgatgaggtctattagatcatgaccatggttgtttagagttaataaaaccttcaatgtttcaaacctattaatgattgatcaatagatccttcatgatgctttgaggcattgataggttgcctctatttcaaccatatttgggtcatttggtagatagatgaaaccattttatttacattaacttgttattctatttgcttattgttattctactaaccactaaccactaactactaactcctaacgTTTACATTATTTCACTTTACTTctttgcaatttattttattgttcactttatttcaagtactttatgtttatgtttatgtttatgtttattgttatctaaccatatcatttatattatgctaatttatttactctATTACTATCTTGCaaaataaaagaggagtaaaaataaaaataaagaaaacaaatcataatcttttaaaatattgatagatggacttagggttgcataactttctttgttacaaatctattgttagttgatttttcaatcatcttcaatactttgcatcaatgataagctatcccttaatgtgtcatattttgagtctttttgaCCTATGAAAAGTAGTCCTCAAGATGTCCATTTTGTACATATTACCAATCACTAATTACACTTCACTAACCttttttatcattaacctttgttattgtgattttgttaccattaacttgtggtttattttgtgtcatttacattcactaaccattattattgtgatattgtcattctttatcttgtgatttacttttgtgtcattaccttgtaatttacattcaagtactcattatcatcatcattgtacaaactcatcatgcatgtttatttacttgttatttattttattgtcatcctacattaaaaaaacaacaaaaacatgataaaatggtaagaccaaaaatattcactccactcataatcaacttggacttagaggatttcatcttaggacctttgcttggaagccttcctttactctttgtgatactttgtaaacacttggattttcatccgtaacttatatgcatgttgtaagaatggcgTCATGGaaccaccttagggggacatgtttgtaagaccattattCTTTGTTTAGCTTAtgtcacttttgcacacaaaaggctttctcttgggctaccttacaatgaaattctttaatttcttgttggttactttgcattcatgttgcataagccaaatttcataatcaaaataaaacaaacccttgattcaatgtcaagtggcattttcataatcaaattcaaaacacttaataattacgattgttattgtgcgccacgagccttaagtggtggagaacgagtgagaatggagcattcctacccttactctgattattttggacgtAAGATGCTTGtcttgttgtctagaataatcacctccgcccatagactttagtacaatataatcacaaacactCACTTCATAAAACCCTTActcaaggtaaaaataatacaactcatcaaactcatttttatgccttagggcatcatccagaaaacccttttttcaaaggtaaaatcaaccaacacacaaacattttctactccgaactacggaactctgattcctcatccccgaattagtgatacgtaggcacaaggcccccaatccttggcgagcgCTATAATAACAAAAGCACCCCCCtcttttcacacattcttttggaaataaaacaataatagatgaatcccatgtatgtaaaacaacccaaatggttcccatggagtaccatggacgtaaggggtgctaataccttccccttacgtaaccgacttccaAACCTAAATCTCGGTTGCAAGACCGATTATGTATTCTCTTTTACCGCTTCCCGTGCGCATCTCctttccgagggttttatcgactatttcctctctcctctccgatagaggtaaagtaaataaaatttggtggcgactcttctgactttgcctctcttttgcatctctttagtcccggtttcgttatcgtgaaatctCGGTAGCGACAACGAGTCAATACGACTCCTCTCATGCTGACATACTTGCAATTGCTTTGCGCAAGAGGGGCCACCCTTTTCTGTATAGGAGGTCTAGTTACCTCCATAGCCCATGTTATCAGTCAccattttcattaagttttcgttactgatccgacaagaaaccaaggattttgagacactgtgcaagcattttaGTACTTTTCAAGGAAATTTTACTTCCAGTATAATAATTAAGCATTTCCATTCACTGTTATATTTTacttatatttttgtgattttacGCGTGGGATATTTGTGTTTTTGTCCAATAGGTCCTGGTGGAAAACTCGAGGAACCCGGAGCGGAACAATGCGGAATTCTGGCAAGCAAAGGAGTGGaaaaaccccggtacaggaggcaTGACACAACCACCCATGTCACCTGACACAGGCTGTGTCTGGTAGAAGGAGCTTGCAAAtaaaaacagtagcctgacacggccacccgtgtcagctgacatgggccgtgtcaaGCAACATCCCCAGTCGTGTCAAGAAAGCAGTGGGCGTGCCACAGGAAgcagtaggctgacacggccacctgtgtcaactgacacgggtcgtgtcagcgGACACGGGCCGTGTCAGTCCAGGACCAAAATTATCCATTTTCATCGGCCTTTTGAGTATCGGGCTGGTAGagagatttttggacatgtccaccTGTTTCTTGGAATTTTCATTATAAAAAAGGACCTTCTACCTaagaaaagatcatcttggaagAAGACAAAACACCGTAttgtcaagcaatcaagtattacagagagcgaggagttcggagagctgaaggttttcattAGTGGAAGCGATTGAATATCGAATCATCCAAATAattgtaatgtgtaatttttatcttgcatttaTGTTAAGCAATCTGAGTAGATAAACCCCCTAATGCTAGGGGGTGTCACTGATTTAGAATTGTTACGAATTTGAGTATACTTTTGCATTTACAATATTAttcttacggtaaccttttgatgtgtttcatgctttctctttcggaccaatcgagattgttttgtTGTTATCAATTAGGatggaccgccattgataaggttttcatagggttactctgcagtagatatcacctaggtCTAGGGATACCATGTATGAACCAGAgtgttcttgatataataaagcttaacttcaccttaattgcccatggacatagaaattagagtagattgattaaaggttttctcaccaaggacttgggagaaaatacccttgagaactggtagtaattgatatttgttgatgcaattGTGACTCAcagttgttacagggataaatcatacaccttccttgacattgttcctcttaccttgcaaacccttattttcattcttatttgcatttgcctttatttttataattttgaatctaaaaacccaaatcatactttttatttaattgaatgataatttgaactcgatatagacgtgcagtccttgagatcgacattcacGGAATTTACCCGTTATTACTATAataggcaaaatagtacacttgctattttttctATCAAATTTTTGGCGCCGctgtcggggactgccaaaatatagaatttaattttaaattcaattaaaattttgttgctctgcaataaaattatttttctatcatttataatttactaatttgtgtatgcgaggagaaccctcagctgaatttctttttgacgcaaagatcgagagaacccttcaccgaagACGCAGGAACGCGAGagtggattccaaagaagaaagTACATTTGATCACTCCGAAGTCAAagaaccaatggctgaagttcctacaattccacctcctccacctccgaaaagactcctaggtgactatggaggtgcaaatgcaccgggtggtcgactgaccattgtcaaccaaccggtgaatgtgactAATTTTCAACTAAatcctagcacaatcaatcaattggaaagaaaacctttcacggaaaaggttaatgaagatgccaacaaacacctgcaaagatttttgaccatgagcaccacattgaaaattgatggtcatactgatgaagcaaaaaaattaagaatgttcccgttcactttagctgaacATGCGGAAGAATGGTTATACTCTTTTCCAGTTGACAGTatcacatcatgggaagagatggaaactgcattcttaaatgagtactttccagcatcagtattcttgagaaaaaggtatgaaatccttaatttcgaaagaaggatggtgaatcattgggataagcctacaaaagattcaaaagggtcttagtagcgtgtccaactcataatatggatcggaccgaacaaatgcagatgttcgttaatgggctgaaaataaaaacaaattagttgattgatacagcagctggtggctcaacaaatttctccACAGCCATTGGTATtaagaggattattgaagcaataaCTGCCAATGAGCATATAGAATTATACGATAGGTGTACTAGTCAGCCATAgggggtgattgatctaaaattagagacaaataaaatttgtatggaagacacagttgctgccgaagtagacaaggagttgaaagctatgaatataggtactcaacaaATAGCTCAGGTCCAGCCGGCTCAGGctagcacttgtgaaatctgtaatggacctcatcacacggtctattgctttgctacccccccccccccccacaaattgaagagatcaaattcttgaagcagaataatcgctactctaacacttacaacccaggttggaagaatcatctaAATTTCTtctggaaagatcagagagggaatgttctGCAACAAGGTACAGGGTAACATCAGACttaatatcaacaacaacagcaacaacaggcacctaaaaaggtTGAATGGGAAATCGCCATTGAAAAACTAGTCGCCCACAACATGcagtttcaagaagaaactagaaccaatcagaaaaacaccactgcctccataaaaaatctcgaagtccaaatgggtcagatagcacaacaatTAGCTTCAAATTCTCAAGCCCCGGGGACCCTACCCAGTGGTACGATAACAAATCCGCGGGAACATAACAATGTTAACGTTGTCGTAACCCGAAGTGGGAAGTCAACAGAAGAAAACAATGTGGAGTAAGATGGATTGTTAgaagtggatttagaaatcaaggaaaccaATAACCCAGATGAAGAAGTGGTGCTACCACCTGTCAAGGAGAAAGAAAAGGTTTCAAAACCAGtcatcaaactcccttaccctccaagacagaggaagaaagatcaacatgaaaaaaaaattgagaggTTCCTGAAaatgttcaaaaagcttgaaaTAAACATTCCTTTTTCTGaggcattagaacaaatgccaatatatgccaagttcatgaaagacatcatctccaaaAAGCGTTCCACTGATATAGAACCGATCATCCTAACTGAAACATGCAGTGCCATTCTGCAAGGTATGAAAATCCCAATAAAGAAGAAAGATAGGGGATCGGTTACTATTCcatgcactattggtgatagaaaattcaagaaagCTCTTATTGACTTAGGAGCAAGTGTAAGCTTGATGGCACTATCCATCTATAAGAAATTAGGCATTGGCACCgttcaagatactcgaatgacaCTTCAGTTTGCGGACCGCTCTATTAGGCGACCTTATGGGATTGTAGAAGAcgttcttgtaaaaattgacaagttttTTTTCCCAGTTGACTTCGTCATTCTAGAAATGCCcgaagatgaggagattcctctcatattgggcaGACCATTCTTGGAAACAGAATGGTGTATGATAGACATAGAGGAAGAAACAATGACcctcaaagtctatgatgaagagttaaaaatagaTGTGTGAAACacaatgcaatacaaagatgatattggCACAAGCCACACTGTAGAGATAATAGATCAGGTAATTGCTCAAGAGATTGAAAAGCATATGCCCCGATCATCATTTGAATGTGTGTTAAGTCTATCGATTTTTGAAAGTGATGAAGATTAGGGGGATTCTGAAGTGCTCGCTATgatggaaaaacaacctgaatggattaaatctagaccacaccggtgggaagatttaagACCACCACCACCATCAGATGTTACTGAAGAACCCAAAACAAGGGTAAACCTGAAGAAGCTACCAACAAATCTTAAGTATGTATTTCTGGATACTGGAAAAAAAATGCCCAGCGATTATCAATGCCAGTCTATAAAGTGTCCAAGAAGCAtaactcattcaagtgctaaaatAATACAAAGGCGCAATCGGATGGGCAATCGAggacctgaaaggtataagcccgacTATTTtcatgcacaagatcttaatggaaaATGATCATAAACTGGTGGTGCAACCATAACAAAGACTTAACGcagccatgaaagaagtggtacgCAAAGAGGTTGTAAAATTGTTGGATGCAGGATTAATTTATCCTATTTCTGATAGTTCATGGGTAAGTCTAGTCCACGTGGTACCAAAAAAAGGGGGCACTATggtgataaaaaatgagaagaatgagttAATTCCAACCAAaactgttacaggttggagagtgtgcatAGACTATAGGAGACTAAACATGGAAACACGAAGGGACCactttcctttaccattcattgatcaaataATGGAAAGGTTAGCCGGACACGATTACCATTATTTCCTAGATGGGTACTCGGGGTAAAACCAGATTGCGGTTTCCCatgaagatcaagagaagactccattcacatgcccctatggcattttcgcttatagaagaatgccatttgggtCGTGCAACGCACCGACCActtttcaaaggtgtatgacatcAATCTTTGTTGAtatgctcgaaaagcatatggaagtgtttatggatgacttttcagtattcgattcttcatttgataaatgtttaactaacttgccacttgtgttagaaagatgccaacaaacaaatttgatcatgaattggGAAAAGTTCCATTTCATGGTGAGTGAAGGTATAGTGTTGGGACACAAGATTTCCAACAGAGGTATCAAAGTGGACATAGCAAAAGTCGAGGTAATAGTAATATTACCACCTCAGGTAAATGAAAAAGGCACCCGGAGCTTCTTGGGACATGCGGGGTTTTACCGCAAGTTCATAAGAGATTTTTCCTAGATTGCAAAACCACTAAGTAGTCTACTGGTGAAGGATACACCATTCCTTTTTGACAAAGAGTGCAGGCAAGCCTTCGAGACCCTGAAGTTATTACCCTTGATTGGTCTCTCCATTTcgagataatgtgtgatgctagtgataaTGTAGTAGGGGCAGTGTTAGGGCAACGAAAGGATAAACTTCTGCATGTGATCTATTATGCAAGCCACGTATTGAAccctgctcaaatgaactatgcaaccatCAAAAAAGAGCTCCTGGAGGTTGTGTATGTATTTGATAAGTTCAGATCCTATTTgttgggatcaaaggtaattgtgtatactgaccatacaactttaaaatatctttttgccAAACAGGAATCAAAACCAAGGTTGCTGTGATGGATCCTACTGCTACAAGAGTTCGACCTAGAAATCAACGACAAGAAGAGGAGTAAAAACACAGTTGTtgatcacttgtctcggatgactccgattcaagaaacagaagaaacacaccccatcagagatgagttcaccGATGAACGTATCCTAGCTGTTACGCATATCCCCTGGTTCACAGATTACGcgaactttgtggtaggtggactaatacctgatgactttgactctaacaaaagaaaaaaaaatttgcatgattgcaggttttatgtGTGGGACGATCCGTTCTTGTACAAAAAGGGAATAGATGGCCTGGTGAGAATATGTGTTCCGGAGGAAGAGCAAATGGACATCCTCAAAGCTTGTCAcaactcagaatatggaggacattttagcGGAGATAGAACCGCGGCAAAAGTCCTCCAGTCTGGACTGTACTGGCCTACACTGTTCAGAGATGCACAAGAGATAGTAAAAGAGTGCGACAGATGTCAGAGAACAGGAAACATATCAAagagaaatcagatgcctcagaatgccatgttagaggtAGAACTGTTCGATGTGTGGGGTATATATTTTATGGGACCCCTCCCACCGTCCTTTGGAAAACAATACATTCTAGTCGCAtttgactatgtgtcaaaatgggtggaGGCAGTAGCACTACCCACGAATGATCCGACAGTAGTGATCAATTTCCTAAAGAATTATATCTTCGCTCGATTTCGGGTACCAAGAGCACTAATAAGTGACGAAGGTGCCCACTTTCTGAACAAGATGATAGAGAACCTGCTAAGGAAATACAATGTAAAGCACAAAATCGCCACACCGTACCATCCCCAAACAAGTGGACAGGTTGAGGTGTCAAATCGGCAGATTCTAGAAAAGACAGTTTGCGCATCACGAAAAGATTGGTCAATTAAGCTAGAGGATGCACTTTGGTCATACCGAACAATGCTCAAAACCCCCATAGGTATGTCCCCGTACCAACTGGTCTACGGTAAAGCTTGTCATTTGTCGCTCGAGCTCGAGCACAGGGCATTCTCGACTACCAAATTTCTCAACTATGATCTATCCGAAGCAGGGAAATCTCAGACTCTTCAATTACAAGAGCTAGAAGAATTCAGAAATCGagcatatgagaatgccaagatatacaaagaacaCACAAAATATGGCACGACAAACACATTTAGAAGAAATAACTTCATGAAAGACAACTGGTATCATTATTTAATTCAAGGTTGAACTTGTTCCCTGGGAAACTAAAGTCGAGATGGTCGGGACCCTTTATAATACAAAAAGTATTCCCGCATGGAGCCGTTGAACTAATAAATCCGGCAAACAGGGAGACGTTCAAGGTAAATGGGCAGAGAGTCAAATCGTACCTACAAGACCAAGAGGGTGGTCTGATAGACAAAATCCATCTTACCTGAAAATACAGAagaccgtcgagccatgcgacgttaaacgaagcgcttcgtgggaggcaacccacgcatTTTTAATTCTAATCAGTTGTTTATGTTTGTAGGTTTATACAGGAGCTCTACAAGGAGGGGAACATCACTTCAATAAATGTCTAAGTCATGACAAACGGAAAAATCATGTGACCGAAGGTTGAACGGGAGAAAAAACCGAAAAAACGGCCAAAAGTgcagcctgacacggcccgtgtcagaAGTATGGTAAACCATGAAAACAGAGGAAGTAATAATggcctgacatggccacccgtgttagctgacacgggccgtgtcagaaACACTAAAGGTTGAACATTAGGGGTGTGGCAGTGGCCtcacacggccacccgtgtcaggagCATTGAAGGAAAAGGAAACGTTTGAGATGGGCAATGGTCTGACACAGGCGACCGTGTCAACcgacacggcccgtgtcaggcagacgggtttttgcaaaaaaaaaatattaaaattttcTGCGGGCCCCACCCATTAATTCCATCTTAACCACACTTTACCCACCTTTTAACTTATCATTATCAAATTTTCATTCAACCCTCCACCTTCTCTCTGATCAACCTCATCAttatcactctctctctctctctctctctaaaccCTCACAAAACTCCATTAAAACACATACCTCAAAGCTTCCATAACCACCACTTCCACTACCCTATCGCTAAAACACTCTTCACGAATAATACTCCACTCGTCATCCCCATTATAACCATGATTTCGGAAATTTCTAACTCCCTATataaaaaaattctaatttttgcaggtccaaaatgccccaGAGGAGAATTCTCACCGAAAAGCAACAACTTGCTGAGATGTCAAGGTCACGGAAGCGACCGAGCCGGAATCCAAATCCGCACAACATCTTATTTGACAATCCAGAACAGGAAAAACGGTATGAAGTCCACCGGAAACGGAAGCTCACACCTACCAGGTACATGCGCGAGCACACTCTGAACGCTCTAGGGCTAAAAATTAAGGTGTACCGGATGTTCCACGTCTTAGGGATGTTGGAGTTTATGAGCCTGGAAGCGCCGACATAAGAGTGCATCACGCTCGAATTCCTCAGCAAGATGGAATTTCAACTCGAAAAGAGATGGATCGACACTACCAGTTACTATTTTGGGACTTTACGTTTCCGCCTGTTCAATAACTATCATGAATTGTCTGTGGAAGAATTGGTAGGGATACTCCAACTCCCATTACACAGACCAGGAGCGGTCCCAGATGGGTTCTCGCCAAAGGATTTCGGGATTGCCATCACAGGGAGGACAGATTACACCTTCAAGGGTGATAAGGCCTCCGGCATCCAGAATCCATGTTTCTGTTATGCTCAGAAGGATTTGGCCTACACCCTATTTGGAAGAGATGATAGCACAGGGGTAGCCACTAAGAGGGAATTATTTTTTATGTACTCGATGGCACAAAACAAAGCCATCAATGTAGTTGCCTTTGCAGCTGATTATCTGGGCAGGGTTGGCCGAGCAGACTCTGGAGGCATCTCTGTCGGCGGCATGATCACTCAAATTGCTGAACAATTCAGGTATCAGGCAGTTTTACTCGAAgacacgccaattgcaggtaaAACCAAAATTGACATATCATATCTTATTCAACAAGGTATGATTGTTGTTGCTCCCACTTACTATTTTGTGCTTATCCATAAACGGTTTATTATAGCTCTGCCGGATCCGGACAAAGTTAGTATTACTGACTGTGCAAACTGGTTGTATGTAAGTGTTGCCCCCGACACTGAGGAAGGCCACGACACTGAGCATTTTATGGCAGGTGAGCAGCTTGTAGATGACCATGTGGATGTCACAGAGGCAGAAGAAAAGGAACCTCAGGAACAGTTTGTACCCCCACATCAGGAGCCTACCCAGCAGGAGGCAGGATCCTCTTCTTGGTCCACTGACCAATGGACCTGAGTACAAACTGAGTTGGGTGACTTAAGGACGGAGCAACAACggcaaggcatcgagcaagcccgACAGGGGAcaatgttggatgagatgagAAGCATGATGCGACAATTGATGCTGCATTTTCCACACCCACCTCCTCAGTAGGGTACTGTGAGTTTCCTCCTTCGCTCTTGTTTACaaacattgaggccaatgtttagttcaaTTATGGGGgatattttatgttattttcagtttttatgttatttttagtattttgttaTTTTGCTTTATTGCATTCTAGATTTGGTTTTTCTGTTTTAAGATACATTATGTTGTGAGTGTTTCAGGTCTGTGGTGATATTGTGAAATTAGTAATGATCACGACTGggagtggatgaaaggatcactCCACTTACcattgcttgttgtgaaggatctcccgAGGAAGTCGACACTGCTGAAGAAGAAAGATTGGACGCAACGTATACAGCTTAACCAACATAAGTGTCATGTACATTCCGAAGTAAAGAAGAAGTCGCACCATGCTAAAAGTACTATGGATACTGTCAAAGCTTAACCTAACAGGGTGAGTCATAAAAAGACAAACACACtgatcatcatgagcgatattcaggtatgtttttatcactctaaatttgcgtagaTTCTCTGAGACTGTCACTGCATGactacacacactgaggcacgttgtttgaaaTGAACCTTGAGCCTTTCTAGTTGTCCCAAATAATTTTATCCCTTGTAAACCCCatttgagcctatatccatttgtttgtttaaaccccgtaaatgtaccccttggccaaaacacttccttacctTGTTCAGAGTCAAGTTGATATTACTAaactgtgttgaaaagctaagtttaGGGTAAAAAACCACATGAGTTCCAAAATCCCAGATAAGTgcgaaaaaaagaaaaaaaaagagaaaatcatcgag is a window of Lathyrus oleraceus cultivar Zhongwan6 chromosome 6, CAAS_Psat_ZW6_1.0, whole genome shotgun sequence DNA encoding:
- the LOC127096378 gene encoding uncharacterized protein LOC127096378; its protein translation is MKDIISKKRSTDIEPIILTETCSAILQGMKIPIKKKDRGSVTIPCTIGDRKFKKALIDLGASVSLMALSIYKKLGIGTVQDTRMTLQFADRSIRRPYGIVEDVLVKIDKFFFPVDFVILEMPEDEEIPLILGRPFLETEWCMIDIEEETMTLKVYDEELKIDV